A genomic region of Tsukamurella pulmonis contains the following coding sequences:
- the cobT gene encoding nicotinate-nucleotide--dimethylbenzimidazole phosphoribosyltransferase, translated as MAFTLVLGGVRSGKSARAEQLIAGSGSLVRYVATAPRPDGDPELTARVAAHRDRRPSSWSTVETQDLRAVLAEGSAPTLIDDLGGWLAARLDAVGWETPDAVSGDLDGLVASVAAYRGELVIVSPEVGLSVVPATHAGRCFQDLLGALNARLAAIADRAELVVAGIPVPLSGAASALPSPDGAPTPSLVKDVPAVPAPPPIVLPPFEPGADPLSFPQLSPPDPFVAREARDRQLELTKPAGSLGRLEQLGEWVAACQGACPPKQFERARVVVFAGDHGVAAGGVSAYPPEVTAQMVANFAAEGAAINVLAAQAGASVRIEDIAVAGDTREELSRNKIRRSSGDIAITDAMTDEETIAAIAAGRRIADEEVDSGADLLIAGDMGIGNTTPAAVLVGALTETEPVLVVGRGTGIDDNAWMRKAAAIRDGMYRARPHTGNPKALLRTVSGADIAAMAGFLAQAAVRRTPVILDGVVVTAAALVANDLAPGAVSWWVAGHKSPEPAHALALHRLDLEPLLDLNLRLGEGSGAALALPLVRSAVAVLGEMATFDAAGVSGKAAD; from the coding sequence GTGGCGTTCACCCTCGTTCTCGGCGGGGTCCGCTCCGGCAAGTCCGCCCGCGCCGAGCAGCTGATCGCGGGCTCCGGGTCGCTGGTCCGGTACGTGGCCACGGCACCGCGGCCCGACGGTGACCCCGAGCTCACCGCCCGCGTCGCCGCGCACCGGGATCGCCGGCCCTCCTCGTGGTCGACGGTCGAGACGCAGGATCTGCGTGCGGTGCTGGCGGAGGGCTCGGCCCCCACGCTGATCGACGACCTCGGCGGATGGCTGGCCGCACGCCTGGACGCGGTGGGGTGGGAGACCCCGGACGCCGTGAGCGGCGATCTCGACGGGCTCGTCGCCTCCGTCGCGGCGTACCGGGGCGAGCTGGTGATCGTCAGCCCCGAGGTCGGCCTGTCCGTGGTTCCCGCCACGCACGCGGGCCGCTGTTTCCAGGATCTGCTGGGCGCGCTCAACGCGCGCCTCGCCGCGATCGCGGACCGGGCCGAGCTCGTCGTCGCCGGGATCCCGGTCCCGCTCTCCGGCGCGGCGTCCGCGCTCCCCTCCCCCGACGGTGCGCCCACCCCGAGTCTCGTCAAGGACGTTCCGGCGGTGCCCGCGCCGCCGCCGATCGTGCTCCCGCCGTTCGAGCCGGGCGCCGATCCCCTGTCCTTCCCGCAGCTCTCGCCGCCGGATCCGTTCGTGGCGCGCGAGGCCCGCGACCGCCAGCTGGAGCTGACCAAGCCCGCGGGCTCGCTGGGCCGCCTCGAGCAGCTCGGCGAGTGGGTCGCCGCGTGCCAGGGCGCGTGCCCGCCGAAGCAGTTCGAGCGCGCACGCGTCGTGGTCTTCGCCGGCGATCACGGCGTGGCCGCGGGCGGCGTCTCGGCGTACCCGCCGGAGGTCACCGCGCAGATGGTGGCGAACTTCGCCGCCGAGGGCGCCGCGATCAACGTGCTCGCGGCGCAGGCCGGGGCGAGCGTGCGCATCGAGGACATCGCGGTCGCGGGCGACACCCGCGAGGAGCTCAGCCGCAACAAGATCCGTCGCTCGTCGGGTGACATCGCCATCACCGACGCGATGACCGATGAGGAGACGATCGCGGCGATCGCCGCCGGCCGCCGGATCGCCGACGAGGAGGTCGATTCGGGCGCCGATCTGCTCATCGCCGGCGACATGGGCATCGGCAACACCACGCCCGCCGCGGTACTGGTGGGTGCCCTCACCGAGACGGAGCCCGTGCTGGTCGTGGGCCGCGGTACCGGGATCGACGACAACGCCTGGATGCGCAAGGCCGCCGCGATCCGCGACGGCATGTACCGGGCCCGCCCGCACACCGGAAACCCGAAGGCGTTGCTGCGCACCGTCTCCGGGGCCGACATCGCCGCCATGGCGGGATTCCTGGCGCAGGCCGCGGTGCGGCGCACGCCGGTGATCCTCGACGGTGTGGTCGTCACGGCCGCTGCGCTGGTCGCCAACGACCTCGCCCCGGGCGCGGTGAGCTGGTGGGTCGCGGGGCACAAGAGCCCCGAGCCCGCGCACGCCCTCGCATTGCACCGCCTCGATCTCGAGCCGCTGCTGGACCTGAACCTGAGGCTCGGCGAGGGCAGCGGCGCGGCGCTGGCGCTCCCCCTGGTCCGCTCGGCCGTCGCCGTCCTCGGCGAGATGGCGACCTTCGACGCCGCGGGCGTCTCCGGGAAGGCCGCCGACTGA
- a CDS encoding adenosylcobinamide-GDP ribazoletransferase, whose product MTVLPVPGSWQPSPVTRADGARIIGLVPVSGALVGALAVAVAWSAHVGGLPTVLVGALAVGAAALLTRGMHLDGFADCVDGLGSYGPPERAREIMRQGTVGPFGAAALALLLIAEAAAVGALADRGAWLAIGVAVGAARVAAVLGCRRAWGPSNPDGFGALTAGTQGMTSQALWVTVALAVAIPVVSGAPWQGPAAIAAALLLSTLAMRHCVRRFGGMSGDVLGFGIELAGVIALIGFCLG is encoded by the coding sequence ATGACGGTCCTGCCCGTTCCCGGCTCGTGGCAGCCGAGCCCGGTCACCCGGGCCGACGGTGCGCGCATCATCGGCCTCGTGCCCGTCTCGGGCGCTCTCGTGGGCGCCCTGGCGGTCGCGGTGGCATGGTCGGCGCACGTCGGGGGCTTGCCGACGGTGCTCGTCGGCGCGCTCGCCGTCGGCGCCGCGGCGCTACTCACCCGCGGCATGCATCTGGACGGGTTCGCGGACTGCGTCGACGGGCTCGGCAGCTACGGCCCACCGGAGCGGGCGCGGGAGATCATGCGCCAGGGCACCGTCGGCCCGTTCGGCGCCGCCGCGCTCGCCCTCCTGCTCATCGCGGAGGCCGCGGCGGTGGGCGCCCTCGCGGACCGCGGGGCGTGGCTCGCGATCGGGGTCGCCGTGGGCGCGGCCCGGGTGGCCGCGGTCCTCGGCTGCCGGCGCGCGTGGGGACCGTCGAACCCGGACGGGTTCGGGGCGCTCACGGCGGGTACCCAGGGGATGACCTCGCAGGCGCTGTGGGTGACCGTCGCACTCGCCGTGGCGATTCCGGTCGTGTCCGGGGCGCCCTGGCAGGGTCCCGCCGCGATCGCCGCCGCACTGCTCCTCTCCACCCTGGCGATGCGCCATTGCGTGCGCCGGTTCGGCGGAATGAGCGGCGACGTCCTGGGTTTCGGAATCGAACTCGCCGGCGTCATCGCACTGATCGGGTTCTGCCTCGGCTGA
- a CDS encoding GGDEF domain-containing protein encodes MKYGDSPRGLDGSGRNTPTGAGAAGYSQFYELVHRNPAVARALQLLMAAGLLIMCAANVVISIVEFDCMSRSQFMLSVVVSVLLLTSSAWWLLAPFPKRLQALAFVAFADAMVPLTVLSMCDSVNRIGPVSLSLPTALFIAFTLGEFAMLCHLLATGTTFAWVVVCWPATGAPSRWESAPLLGAILFVTVAVPAVMQVMVRLGRPEASALTNESRRDPLTNLHNRRAWESLAPRLLRRATTGDRVVVALIDIDRFKTFNDLLGHSFGDSVLRATAMKLTAVSPSALVCRYGGDEFVTACRVREDEVEEFVARCAEPAVHQGRRVLVSVGAAHAPVAADIDRLIVALFESADRALLGVKAKGGNGSAVVDYIETGR; translated from the coding sequence TTGAAGTACGGCGATTCACCACGGGGGCTCGACGGGAGCGGACGGAACACACCGACCGGAGCCGGAGCAGCCGGCTACTCGCAGTTCTACGAACTGGTTCACCGGAATCCGGCTGTTGCCCGGGCCCTACAGCTCCTCATGGCCGCCGGACTACTGATCATGTGCGCGGCCAACGTCGTGATTTCCATCGTCGAGTTCGACTGCATGAGCCGGTCGCAGTTCATGCTCAGCGTCGTCGTCAGCGTTCTGTTGTTGACCTCGAGCGCGTGGTGGCTCCTGGCTCCCTTTCCGAAACGACTACAGGCATTGGCCTTCGTCGCGTTCGCCGACGCGATGGTTCCGCTCACGGTCCTCTCGATGTGCGACAGCGTCAACCGGATCGGACCGGTCAGCCTGTCCCTGCCGACGGCACTCTTCATCGCCTTCACGCTCGGCGAGTTCGCGATGCTCTGTCACCTGTTGGCCACCGGGACGACCTTCGCCTGGGTGGTGGTGTGCTGGCCGGCGACGGGCGCACCGTCGAGGTGGGAGTCAGCGCCCCTGCTGGGGGCGATACTGTTCGTGACGGTCGCGGTTCCGGCCGTCATGCAGGTCATGGTGCGATTGGGCCGCCCCGAGGCATCGGCCCTCACGAACGAATCACGCCGCGATCCACTGACGAACCTGCACAACCGCCGAGCGTGGGAGAGCCTCGCACCACGATTGCTGCGCAGAGCGACGACGGGAGACCGCGTCGTAGTCGCCCTCATCGACATCGACAGGTTCAAGACCTTCAACGACCTGCTGGGGCATTCCTTCGGAGACTCGGTCCTCCGCGCGACCGCCATGAAATTGACGGCGGTGTCACCGTCGGCGCTCGTATGTCGCTACGGCGGTGATGAATTCGTGACCGCATGCCGCGTACGCGAGGACGAGGTCGAGGAGTTCGTCGCGCGGTGCGCGGAGCCCGCCGTCCACCAGGGCCGGCGGGTACTGGTGAGCGTGGGGGCGGCGCACGCTCCGGTGGCCGCCGATATCGACAGGCTGATCGTGGCACTGTTCGAATCGGCGGACCGCGCCCTCCTCGGGGTCAAGGCGAAAGGCGGCAACGGATCCGCCGTCGTCGACTACATCGAGACGGGAAGGTAG
- a CDS encoding oxygenase MpaB family protein, whose protein sequence is MSVFLRLPEPTDAEFRRFGELLTVGDAPMDELVDWIYEDRDARRPMFDRALNEGIASVPEAPAILREFFEDMETAPDWVDWDKILVGGQLLRSGGADGFAIARDVALMGGYLFSGFNQTLLRTGALEKGSNKRFAETSQWALDVIVPDGLRPGGPGYRSTLHVRFIHSIVRRHVMALPDWDYETYGLPINQTDMAATLVGALIAPVTTGTGLGMFARPSEYEATAHLTRYVGRLMGVHDDFLPHSFRDSLRILFQTSRALSTPDETSKSLARPMADDPLRWRYGQLSGIRRRIARSQHLSIATAFLGTAAMKELGVPSALPWYPALRIPLHLLESALGQLPGGRERAARRGDASQAKFMRMLNEDATIGHSAQHVTH, encoded by the coding sequence GTGAGCGTCTTCCTCCGGCTCCCGGAGCCCACCGACGCGGAGTTCCGGCGTTTCGGCGAGCTGCTGACCGTGGGCGATGCGCCGATGGACGAGCTCGTCGACTGGATCTACGAGGATCGCGACGCCCGTCGACCGATGTTCGACCGCGCCCTCAACGAGGGCATCGCATCCGTGCCCGAGGCTCCCGCGATCCTGCGGGAGTTCTTCGAGGACATGGAGACGGCCCCCGACTGGGTGGACTGGGACAAGATCCTGGTCGGCGGCCAGCTCCTGCGCAGCGGCGGGGCGGACGGCTTCGCCATCGCGCGCGACGTGGCGCTGATGGGCGGCTACCTATTCTCCGGCTTCAATCAGACCCTGCTGCGCACCGGTGCGCTCGAGAAGGGCTCGAACAAGCGGTTCGCGGAGACCTCGCAGTGGGCGCTCGACGTGATCGTCCCCGACGGTCTGCGCCCCGGCGGCCCCGGCTACCGATCCACGCTGCACGTCCGCTTCATCCACTCGATCGTCCGCCGGCACGTGATGGCGCTCCCGGACTGGGACTACGAGACCTACGGACTGCCGATCAACCAGACCGACATGGCGGCCACGCTGGTCGGCGCCCTGATCGCACCGGTCACCACGGGGACCGGCCTCGGCATGTTCGCCCGACCCAGCGAGTACGAGGCCACCGCGCACCTGACGCGGTACGTCGGCCGCCTGATGGGCGTGCACGACGACTTCCTGCCGCACAGCTTCCGGGACAGCCTGCGGATCCTGTTCCAGACCTCGCGCGCGCTCTCCACCCCCGACGAGACGAGCAAGTCGCTCGCGCGGCCGATGGCCGACGACCCGCTGCGCTGGCGCTACGGGCAGCTCAGCGGGATCCGCCGCCGGATCGCCCGCTCGCAGCACCTGTCGATCGCGACCGCGTTCCTCGGCACGGCCGCGATGAAGGAGCTCGGCGTCCCGTCGGCCCTCCCCTGGTATCCCGCGCTCCGCATCCCTCTGCACCTGCTCGAATCGGCGCTCGGCCAGCTCCCCGGCGGCCGCGAACGCGCCGCCCGGCGCGGCGACGCCAGCCAGGCGAAGTTCATGCGCATGCTCAACGAGGACGCCACCATCGGCCACTCCGCCCAGCACGTCACGCACTGA
- a CDS encoding branched-chain amino acid aminotransferase, with product MTTGTAFALTRNDHPRSAAERSEILANPGFGRYFTDHMVSLRWSEEKGWHDAEVLPYGPIPMEPSASVLHYAQEIFEGLKAYRQPDGSVATFRPEANAARFQRSAERLAIPPLPEDLFVDSLKQLVAVDGEWVPAAGGEEALYFRPFIFADEETLGVKPSNSYRFLVIASPAGAYFAGGVKPVSVWLSREYVRAAPGGTGFAKCGGNYAASLVAQAQAAQQGCDQVVWLDALEHEAIEEMGGMNLFFVFGSGSQARIVTPELTGTLLPGITRDSLLQVARDAGFETEVRRITVTELNEGVASGAITEVFACGTAAVITPVGRVKGASEDFTIGDGEPGEITMALRETLTGIQRGTVEDKHGWMHTLG from the coding sequence ATGACAACTGGCACGGCCTTCGCCCTCACCCGCAACGACCACCCCCGCTCTGCGGCTGAGCGCTCCGAGATCCTGGCGAACCCGGGATTCGGCAGGTATTTCACCGATCACATGGTCTCGCTCCGCTGGAGCGAGGAGAAGGGCTGGCACGACGCGGAGGTGCTGCCCTACGGCCCCATCCCGATGGAGCCGTCCGCCTCGGTTCTGCACTACGCGCAGGAGATCTTCGAGGGACTCAAGGCCTACCGCCAGCCCGACGGTTCCGTCGCCACGTTCCGGCCCGAGGCCAACGCCGCGCGCTTCCAGCGCTCCGCCGAGCGCCTGGCGATTCCGCCGCTGCCCGAGGACCTCTTCGTCGATTCCCTCAAGCAGCTCGTGGCCGTCGACGGCGAGTGGGTTCCCGCCGCCGGTGGCGAGGAGGCCCTGTACTTCCGGCCGTTCATCTTCGCCGACGAGGAGACCCTCGGCGTCAAGCCGTCGAACAGCTACCGCTTCCTGGTGATCGCCTCGCCCGCCGGCGCGTACTTCGCGGGCGGCGTCAAGCCGGTCTCCGTGTGGCTCTCGCGGGAGTACGTGCGCGCCGCGCCCGGCGGCACGGGCTTCGCCAAGTGCGGCGGCAACTACGCCGCCTCGCTCGTGGCGCAGGCCCAGGCCGCGCAGCAGGGGTGCGACCAGGTCGTGTGGCTCGACGCCCTCGAGCACGAGGCGATCGAGGAGATGGGCGGGATGAACCTGTTCTTCGTCTTCGGCTCCGGCTCGCAGGCCCGCATCGTCACGCCGGAGCTGACCGGCACCCTGCTCCCCGGCATCACCCGCGACTCCCTGCTGCAGGTCGCGCGCGACGCCGGCTTCGAGACCGAGGTCCGGCGGATCACCGTCACCGAGCTCAACGAGGGCGTCGCGTCCGGCGCCATCACCGAGGTCTTCGCCTGCGGCACCGCCGCGGTCATCACGCCCGTCGGGCGGGTCAAGGGCGCGTCGGAGGACTTCACCATCGGCGACGGCGAGCCCGGCGAGATCACCATGGCCCTGCGCGAGACCCTCACCGGCATCCAGCGCGGCACCGTCGAGGACAAGCACGGCTGGATGCACACCCTCGGCTGA
- the gcvT gene encoding glycine cleavage system aminomethyltransferase GcvT produces the protein MSETLIEGPLNAVHTELGAAFAPFGGWSMPVKYAGTVGEHTAVREAVGIFDVSHLGKATVVGPGAKDFVNRVLSADLGKIHPGKAQYTLCTNESGGVIDDLIVYYVSDDELFLVPNAANTAAVVAHLRERAPEGITVTDQHRDYAVLAVQGPKSAEVLQAVGLPTDMEYMAYEDASLNGTPVRVCRTGYTGEHGYELIPAWDDAETVFRALLPEITSRDGQPAGLGARDTLRTEMGYPLHGHELTVDITPVQARAGWAVGWKKPEFVGREALLAEKEAGPARRLWGLRATGKGVLRADLTVLSADGAPIGTTTSGTFSPSLKTGIALALIDSAAGVEKGTPVSVDVRGRAIECEVVLPPFVEANTK, from the coding sequence ATGAGTGAGACGCTGATCGAGGGACCCCTGAACGCCGTGCACACCGAGCTGGGGGCGGCGTTCGCGCCGTTCGGCGGCTGGTCGATGCCCGTCAAGTACGCGGGCACCGTCGGTGAGCACACCGCCGTCCGCGAGGCCGTCGGGATCTTCGACGTCAGCCACCTGGGCAAGGCCACCGTCGTCGGGCCCGGCGCCAAGGACTTCGTCAACCGCGTGCTCTCGGCCGACCTCGGCAAGATCCACCCCGGCAAGGCCCAGTACACCCTGTGCACCAACGAATCCGGCGGCGTGATCGACGATCTCATCGTCTACTACGTCTCCGACGACGAACTCTTCCTCGTGCCCAACGCCGCGAACACCGCCGCCGTCGTCGCGCACCTGCGCGAGCGCGCCCCGGAGGGGATCACCGTCACCGATCAGCACCGCGACTACGCCGTGCTGGCCGTGCAGGGCCCGAAGTCGGCGGAGGTGCTGCAGGCCGTCGGTCTGCCCACCGACATGGAGTACATGGCCTACGAGGACGCGTCGCTGAACGGCACCCCCGTGCGCGTCTGCCGCACCGGCTACACCGGCGAGCACGGCTACGAGCTCATCCCCGCGTGGGACGACGCCGAGACCGTCTTCCGGGCGCTGCTGCCCGAGATCACGTCCCGCGACGGCCAGCCCGCCGGCCTCGGCGCGCGCGACACCCTCCGCACCGAGATGGGCTACCCGCTGCACGGGCACGAGCTCACCGTCGACATCACCCCGGTCCAGGCGCGCGCGGGCTGGGCCGTCGGCTGGAAGAAGCCGGAGTTCGTCGGCCGGGAGGCGCTGCTGGCGGAGAAGGAGGCCGGCCCGGCCCGGCGTCTCTGGGGCCTGCGCGCCACCGGCAAGGGCGTGCTGCGCGCCGACCTGACGGTGCTCTCCGCCGACGGTGCGCCGATCGGCACCACCACGTCGGGCACCTTCAGCCCCTCGCTGAAGACCGGAATCGCCCTGGCGCTCATCGATTCCGCGGCGGGCGTCGAGAAGGGGACGCCGGTGAGCGTGGACGTGCGCGGCCGCGCCATCGAGTGCGAGGTCGTGTTGCCGCCGTTCGTCGAGGCGAACACGAAGTAG